A region of Streptomyces halobius DNA encodes the following proteins:
- the hflX gene encoding GTPase HflX: MTSSSSLPQDRQRLPESLRANALMEEDVAWSHEIDGERDGDQYDRTERAALRRVAGLSTELEDVTEVEYRQLRLERVVLVGVWTTGTALDAENSLAELAALAETAGAVVLDGVIQRRDKPDPATYIGSGKALELRDIVLESGADTVVCDGELSPGQLIHLEDVVKVKVVDRTALILDIFAQHAKSREGKAQVSLAQMQYMLPRLRGWGQSLSRQMGGGGSGSAGGGMATRGPGETKIETDRRRIREKMAKMRREIAEMKTGRDIKRQERRRNKVPSVAIVGYTNAGKSSLLNRLTGAGVLVENALFATLDPTVRRAETPSGRLYTLADTVGFVRHLPHHLVEAFRSTMEEVGDSDLILHVVDGSHPVPEEQLAAVREVIREVGATDVPEIVVVNKADAADPLVMQRLLRREKHTLAVSARTGQGMTELLALLDAELPRPEVEIEALVPYTQGALVSRAHAEGEVISEEHTADGTVLKALVHEELAAEFQPFVPAA, encoded by the coding sequence ATGACCTCCTCTTCTTCCCTTCCGCAGGACCGCCAGCGCCTCCCCGAGAGCCTTCGGGCCAACGCCCTGATGGAAGAGGACGTCGCCTGGAGCCACGAGATCGACGGGGAGCGTGACGGCGACCAGTACGACCGCACGGAGCGGGCGGCGCTGCGCCGTGTGGCGGGCCTGTCCACCGAGCTCGAAGACGTCACCGAGGTCGAGTACCGGCAGCTCCGTCTGGAGCGGGTGGTGCTCGTCGGCGTATGGACCACGGGCACGGCGCTCGACGCGGAGAACTCCCTCGCCGAACTGGCCGCGCTGGCGGAGACCGCCGGGGCGGTCGTCCTCGACGGCGTCATCCAGCGTCGCGACAAGCCGGACCCGGCCACGTACATCGGCTCGGGCAAGGCGCTGGAGCTGCGCGACATCGTGCTCGAATCCGGGGCGGACACCGTGGTGTGCGACGGTGAGCTCTCCCCGGGCCAGCTGATCCACCTGGAGGACGTCGTCAAGGTCAAGGTGGTCGACCGGACCGCCCTGATCCTCGACATCTTCGCCCAGCACGCCAAGTCCCGGGAGGGCAAGGCGCAGGTCTCCCTGGCGCAGATGCAGTACATGCTGCCCAGGCTCCGTGGCTGGGGTCAGTCGCTGTCCCGGCAGATGGGTGGCGGTGGCTCCGGTTCCGCGGGCGGCGGTATGGCCACCCGTGGCCCCGGTGAGACCAAGATCGAGACGGACCGGCGGCGGATTCGCGAGAAGATGGCGAAGATGCGCCGGGAGATCGCGGAGATGAAGACCGGCCGGGACATCAAGCGCCAGGAACGCCGGCGCAACAAGGTCCCCTCGGTCGCGATCGTCGGCTACACCAACGCCGGCAAGTCCTCCCTGCTCAACCGCCTCACCGGCGCCGGCGTCCTGGTGGAGAACGCCCTGTTCGCCACCCTGGACCCGACCGTCCGGCGGGCCGAGACGCCCAGCGGGCGGCTCTACACCCTCGCCGACACCGTCGGCTTCGTCCGGCACCTCCCGCACCACCTCGTCGAGGCGTTCCGCTCCACGATGGAGGAGGTCGGCGACTCCGATCTCATCCTGCATGTGGTCGACGGCTCCCATCCGGTGCCGGAGGAGCAGCTGGCCGCGGTGCGTGAGGTGATCCGCGAGGTGGGCGCGACGGACGTGCCCGAGATCGTGGTGGTCAACAAGGCCGACGCCGCCGATCCGCTGGTGATGCAGCGCCTGCTCCGGCGGGAGAAGCACACCCTCGCGGTCTCGGCCCGCACCGGTCAGGGCATGACCGAGCTGCTCGCCCTGCTCGACGCGGAACTGCCGCGCCCCGAGGTCGAGATCGAGGCGCTGGTGCCCTACACCCAGGGCGCCCTGGTCTCGCGGGCGCACGCCGAGGGCGAGGTCATCTCCGAGGAGCACACCGCGGACGGCACGGTCCTCAAGGCGCTGGTGCACGAAGAGCTGGCCGCCGAGTTCCAGCCCTTCGTACCGGCGGCATAG
- a CDS encoding M1 family metallopeptidase: MSLPLRRPSREPDAARDRLHRPRRRTPPRAARRALAAGLAALTTLGAAVPASPGPRGIGDRLFPTLGNPGYDVLSYDIALDYPGRNDRPMTAVTEITARATASLDHLNLDFDRGTVQSVQVDGLPAEHARHGEDLVVTPVIPVVPDRELRIVIRHTSDPRGRNDGGWLRTVDGLAMANQADAAHRVFPCNDHPSDKALFTFRITTPRKLTAVASGLSRGHRDRGTRRVWTYRTAHPMATELAQVSIGKSSVLRHRGPHGLPLRDVVPAADRTLLAPWLAKTPDQMAWLERRLGRFPFETYGVLIADAKTGFELETQTLSLFEKGLFTSRRLPAWYVEAVMVHEMAHQWFGNSVSPHRWSDLWLSESHATWYEMLYTNEKGDSRGSMEARLRRAYEYSDRWRADGGPPARPKPSDPGKKISIFRPIVYDGSALILYALREKIGKDAFGRLERAWVARHRDGSAGTREFIALASETAGRDLSGFLHGWLYGTKTPPMPGHPDWKSQPPSAAPAPPPRAHPGKPA, translated from the coding sequence ATGTCGCTTCCCTTGCGCCGCCCGTCCCGTGAACCCGACGCCGCCCGAGACCGGCTCCACCGCCCACGCCGCCGGACCCCGCCCCGGGCCGCCCGGCGGGCCCTCGCGGCGGGGCTCGCGGCCCTCACCACGCTCGGCGCTGCCGTGCCCGCCTCCCCGGGCCCGCGCGGTATCGGCGACCGTCTCTTCCCCACCCTCGGCAACCCCGGCTATGACGTCCTGTCCTACGACATCGCCCTGGACTACCCGGGCCGCAACGACCGTCCGATGACCGCCGTCACGGAGATCACCGCCCGCGCCACCGCCTCACTCGACCACCTCAACCTCGACTTCGACCGCGGCACCGTCCAGTCCGTCCAGGTCGACGGCCTGCCCGCCGAGCACGCCCGGCACGGCGAGGACCTGGTCGTCACCCCGGTCATCCCGGTCGTCCCCGACCGGGAGCTGCGGATCGTCATCCGGCACACCAGCGACCCGCGCGGCAGGAACGACGGCGGCTGGCTCCGGACCGTCGACGGGCTGGCGATGGCCAACCAGGCCGACGCCGCGCACCGCGTCTTCCCCTGCAACGACCACCCCTCCGACAAGGCGCTCTTCACCTTCCGCATCACCACGCCCCGGAAGCTGACGGCGGTCGCCAGCGGCCTGTCCCGGGGGCACCGCGACCGGGGCACCCGCCGTGTCTGGACGTACCGCACCGCGCACCCCATGGCCACCGAGCTGGCCCAGGTGTCCATCGGGAAGTCCAGCGTGCTCCGGCACCGCGGACCGCACGGGCTGCCGCTGCGGGACGTGGTACCCGCCGCCGACCGCACCCTCCTCGCGCCCTGGCTCGCCAAGACGCCGGATCAGATGGCCTGGCTGGAGCGCCGGCTCGGCCGGTTCCCCTTCGAGACGTACGGGGTGCTGATCGCGGACGCCAAGACCGGCTTCGAGCTGGAGACGCAGACCCTGTCGCTCTTCGAGAAGGGACTGTTCACCTCCCGCCGGCTGCCCGCCTGGTACGTCGAGGCCGTGATGGTCCACGAGATGGCCCATCAGTGGTTCGGCAACAGCGTCAGCCCGCACCGCTGGTCCGACCTCTGGCTGAGCGAGTCGCACGCCACCTGGTACGAGATGCTCTACACGAACGAGAAGGGCGACAGCCGCGGCTCCATGGAGGCACGGCTGCGCCGGGCGTACGAGTACTCGGACCGCTGGCGCGCGGACGGCGGCCCGCCCGCGCGGCCCAAGCCGTCCGACCCCGGCAAGAAGATCAGCATCTTCCGTCCGATCGTCTACGACGGCAGCGCGCTGATCCTGTACGCCCTCCGGGAGAAGATCGGCAAGGACGCCTTCGGCCGCCTCGAACGCGCCTGGGTGGCCCGGCACCGCGACGGTTCCGCCGGCACCCGCGAGTTCATCGCGCTGGCCTCGGAGACCGCCGGCCGGGATCTGTCCGGCTTCCTGCACGGCTGGCTGTACGGCACGAAGACCCCGCCGATGCCGGGACACCCGGACTGGAAGTCCCAGCCACCGTCCGCGGCGCCCGCGCCGCCGCCCCGGGCGCACCCCGGAAAACCCGCGTGA
- a CDS encoding RelA/SpoT family protein, with protein MSAEASNPRNPEAAGRRRGRPRLELRGLRRIGRAALLGAAPRDGLPDALEHVAKVHRHHHPDADLDILSKAYVLAESSHRGQMRKSGEPYITHPLAVTLILAELGAETTTLTASLLHDTVEDTEVTLDQVRAEFGAEVCYLVDGVTKLEKVDYGAAAEPETFRKMLVATGNDVRVMSIKLADRLHNMRTLGVMRPEKQARIAKVTRDVLIPLAERLGVQALKSELEDLVFEILHPEEYAATRRLVRERAALGRQRPDPLAALADRVRTILDEARIGAEVRVVPRHLVSVHRVLLGRGEVTGADLGRLLVLVAEDADCYAVLGELHTCFTPVVSQFKDFIASPKFNLYQSLHTAVTDESGEIAETLIRTHQMHRVAEAGVIALGNPYAPVDGGDAPEGERADPTRPGWLSRLLEWQRTTPDPDTFWTSLRDDLAQDREITVFCADEPSDGPDGRATGATGGAIGLPAGASCVDAAYARHGEAAHCCIGARVNGRLATLSTVLHDGDSLHLLMSPDPATGPSPEWLDHARTPAARLAISRRLSEPEEAGGPPAGPREAPAAPPADVSAHHPPEATPASALAVADLPGAAVRLAGCCTPVPPDSVTGFAVRGGTVTVHRALCPVVARMAATGRQPVGVRWRGTGRTGQGCRVTLLAEAFSRPHLLADLTEAIAAQGAAVVSAAVEPPHEQRVRHTYTLQLPDAGGLPSLMRAMRQVPGVFDVLRAGRARPAAALRP; from the coding sequence ATGAGCGCAGAGGCCTCGAACCCTCGTAACCCTGAAGCAGCGGGCCGCAGGCGCGGCCGCCCCCGGCTGGAGCTTCGGGGGCTGCGTCGGATCGGGCGCGCCGCGCTGCTCGGCGCGGCCCCCCGCGACGGCCTCCCGGACGCCCTGGAACATGTCGCCAAGGTGCACCGCCACCACCACCCCGACGCCGACCTGGACATCCTGAGCAAGGCGTACGTCCTGGCGGAGTCCTCGCACCGCGGCCAGATGCGCAAGAGCGGCGAGCCGTACATCACCCACCCGCTCGCGGTCACCCTGATCCTCGCCGAACTGGGCGCGGAGACCACTACGTTGACCGCCTCGCTGCTGCACGACACCGTCGAGGACACGGAAGTGACACTCGATCAGGTGCGGGCGGAGTTCGGCGCGGAGGTCTGTTATCTCGTCGACGGGGTGACCAAGCTGGAGAAGGTCGACTACGGCGCGGCCGCCGAGCCGGAGACCTTCCGCAAGATGCTGGTCGCCACCGGCAACGACGTCCGGGTGATGTCCATCAAGCTCGCCGACCGGCTGCACAACATGCGCACGCTGGGCGTGATGCGCCCCGAGAAGCAGGCCCGGATCGCCAAGGTGACCCGGGACGTGCTGATCCCGCTCGCCGAACGCCTCGGCGTCCAGGCGCTGAAGAGCGAGCTGGAGGACCTGGTCTTCGAGATCCTGCACCCGGAGGAGTACGCCGCCACCCGCCGCCTCGTGCGGGAGCGGGCCGCCCTCGGCCGGCAGCGCCCCGATCCGCTGGCCGCCCTCGCCGACCGGGTGCGCACGATTCTGGACGAGGCCCGGATCGGCGCCGAAGTCCGCGTCGTCCCCCGGCACTTGGTGTCCGTGCACCGCGTCCTGCTGGGGCGCGGCGAGGTGACCGGCGCGGACCTGGGACGGCTGCTGGTCCTCGTCGCGGAGGACGCCGACTGCTATGCGGTCCTGGGGGAGCTGCACACCTGCTTCACCCCGGTCGTCTCCCAGTTCAAGGACTTCATCGCGTCCCCCAAGTTCAACCTCTACCAGTCGCTGCACACCGCGGTCACCGACGAGTCCGGGGAGATCGCCGAGACACTGATCCGGACGCATCAGATGCACCGGGTCGCGGAGGCCGGGGTCATCGCGCTGGGCAATCCCTACGCGCCCGTGGACGGGGGCGACGCGCCCGAGGGGGAGCGGGCCGACCCCACCCGCCCCGGCTGGCTCTCCCGGCTGCTGGAATGGCAGCGGACGACCCCCGATCCGGACACGTTCTGGACCTCCCTGCGGGACGATCTCGCGCAGGACCGGGAGATCACCGTCTTCTGCGCCGACGAGCCGTCGGACGGGCCGGACGGCCGGGCCACGGGGGCCACGGGCGGCGCCATAGGGCTGCCCGCCGGGGCGAGTTGTGTGGACGCCGCGTACGCGCGGCACGGCGAGGCGGCACACTGCTGCATCGGCGCCCGCGTCAACGGCCGCCTCGCGACCCTCTCCACCGTCCTGCACGACGGCGACAGCCTGCATCTGCTGATGTCCCCGGACCCGGCGACCGGCCCCTCCCCGGAGTGGCTCGACCACGCCCGTACGCCGGCCGCCCGGCTCGCCATCTCCCGGCGGCTGTCGGAGCCGGAGGAGGCCGGCGGCCCGCCCGCCGGGCCCCGGGAGGCACCGGCCGCGCCGCCCGCCGACGTGTCCGCGCACCACCCGCCCGAGGCCACCCCGGCGTCCGCCCTCGCCGTGGCGGACCTGCCCGGCGCGGCGGTCCGGCTGGCGGGCTGCTGCACCCCGGTGCCGCCGGACAGCGTCACCGGGTTCGCCGTACGGGGCGGCACGGTCACCGTGCACCGCGCCCTGTGCCCCGTGGTGGCGCGGATGGCGGCGACCGGCCGGCAGCCGGTCGGGGTGCGCTGGCGGGGCACCGGCCGCACCGGGCAGGGCTGCCGGGTGACCCTCCTCGCCGAGGCGTTCAGCCGGCCCCACCTCCTGGCCGATCTCACCGAGGCGATCGCCGCCCAGGGCGCCGCCGTGGTGTCCGCCGCCGTCGAACCCCCGCACGAGCAGCGGGTGCGGCACACCTACACGCTGCAGCTGCCCGACGCCGGCGGGCTGCCGTCCCTGATGCGGGCGATGCGCCAAGTGCCGGGCGTCTTCGACGTGTTGCGGGCGGGCCGGGCCAGACCGGCCGCCGCGCTGCGCCCGTAG
- the dapF gene encoding diaminopimelate epimerase has product MSNPPRIAFLKGHGTENDFVIVPDPDGRLDLPAAAVARICDRRAGLGGDGVLRVVRSAAHPEAHAMADETEWFMDYRNGDGSVAEMCGNGVRVFARYLLHAGLVEAGDLAIATRAGVRRVHLAKTGEVTVSMGRAELPEESVVVTVGGRSWPARNVNMGNPHAVAFVEDLDHAGELRAVPPFSPAGVYPDGVNIEFVVDRGPRHVAMRVHERGSGETRSCGTGACAVAVATARRDGADPAVTGTPVTYTVDVLGGSLSITEQPDGTVEMTGPAVIVAEGTFDPAWAAEALA; this is encoded by the coding sequence GTGAGCAACCCTCCGCGCATCGCCTTCCTCAAGGGCCACGGCACCGAGAACGACTTCGTGATCGTCCCCGACCCGGACGGGCGGCTCGATCTGCCCGCGGCCGCGGTCGCCCGGATCTGCGACCGGCGGGCCGGTCTCGGCGGCGACGGCGTGCTGCGGGTCGTACGGTCCGCCGCGCACCCCGAGGCACACGCGATGGCCGACGAGACCGAATGGTTCATGGACTACCGCAACGGCGACGGTTCGGTCGCCGAGATGTGCGGCAACGGCGTCCGCGTCTTCGCGCGCTACCTGCTGCACGCCGGGCTGGTCGAGGCGGGCGATCTCGCCATCGCCACCCGTGCCGGCGTACGACGGGTCCATCTCGCCAAGACCGGCGAGGTCACGGTCTCGATGGGACGCGCCGAGCTTCCCGAGGAGAGCGTCGTCGTCACCGTCGGCGGACGCAGCTGGCCCGCCCGCAACGTGAACATGGGCAATCCGCACGCCGTCGCGTTCGTCGAGGATCTGGACCACGCCGGTGAGCTGCGCGCCGTGCCGCCGTTCAGCCCAGCGGGGGTTTATCCGGACGGCGTGAACATCGAGTTCGTCGTGGACCGCGGCCCGCGCCATGTGGCGATGCGGGTGCACGAGCGCGGCTCCGGCGAGACCCGGTCCTGTGGTACTGGTGCCTGCGCGGTCGCGGTCGCCACCGCCCGCAGGGACGGCGCGGACCCGGCCGTGACCGGAACGCCGGTCACGTACACCGTCGATGTGCTCGGCGGCAGCCTGTCGATCACCGAGCAGCCCGACGGAACGGTGGAGATGACCGGGCCGGCCGTGATCGTCGCCGAGGGCACCTTCGATCCCGCGTGGGCGGCGGAGGCGCTCGCCTGA
- the miaA gene encoding tRNA (adenosine(37)-N6)-dimethylallyltransferase MiaA — MNTAAPAPRVIAVVGPTAAGKSDLGVALAQHLDGEVINADSMQLYRGMDIGTAKLTPEERQGVPHRLLDVWDVTRAASVAEYQKLARAEIDRLLAEGRTPVLVGGSGLYVRGALDALDFPGTDPDVRARLEAELAEHGSGALHARLAAADPEAGRAILAGNGRRIVRALEVIEITGRPFTANLPGHEAVYDTLQIGVDVERPELDERIARRVDRMWEAGLVDEVRRLEAEGLREGRTASRALGYQQVLAQLAGGCTEQEARDETVRATKRFARRQDSWFRRDPRVHWLSGAADRRAELPRLALALLERPVTA; from the coding sequence GTGAACACCGCCGCTCCCGCTCCGCGGGTCATCGCTGTCGTCGGCCCCACCGCGGCCGGAAAGTCGGACCTGGGCGTCGCCCTCGCCCAGCACCTGGACGGCGAGGTCATCAACGCCGACTCCATGCAGCTCTACCGCGGCATGGACATCGGCACCGCCAAGCTCACCCCCGAGGAGCGGCAGGGCGTCCCGCACCGGCTGCTCGACGTCTGGGACGTGACGCGGGCGGCCAGCGTCGCCGAGTACCAGAAGCTCGCCCGCGCCGAGATCGACCGGCTGCTCGCCGAGGGCCGCACCCCGGTCCTGGTGGGCGGCTCCGGACTGTACGTACGCGGCGCCCTCGACGCCCTCGACTTCCCCGGCACCGATCCGGACGTCCGCGCCCGCCTGGAGGCCGAGCTGGCGGAACACGGCAGCGGCGCCCTGCACGCCCGGCTGGCCGCCGCCGACCCCGAGGCCGGCCGCGCCATCCTGGCCGGCAACGGCCGGCGCATCGTGCGCGCCCTGGAGGTCATCGAGATCACCGGCCGCCCGTTCACCGCGAACCTCCCCGGCCACGAAGCGGTCTACGACACCCTGCAGATCGGGGTGGACGTCGAGCGCCCCGAGCTCGACGAGCGGATCGCGCGGCGGGTCGACCGGATGTGGGAGGCGGGCCTGGTCGACGAGGTGCGCCGGCTGGAGGCCGAAGGGCTGCGCGAGGGCCGTACGGCGTCCCGGGCGCTCGGCTACCAGCAGGTGCTCGCCCAGCTGGCGGGGGGGTGCACCGAGCAGGAGGCGCGTGACGAGACGGTGCGCGCCACCAAGCGCTTCGCGCGCCGTCAGGACTCGTGGTTCCGCCGGGACCCCCGGGTCCACTGGCTCAGCGGCGCCGCCGACCGCCGGGCGGAACTTCCACGGCTCGCGCTGGCGTTGCTCGAACGACCGGTCACAGCCTGA
- a CDS encoding class III extradiol dioxygenase subunit B-like domain-containing protein, whose amino-acid sequence MLVAAAICPCPPLLVPEVAAGAAPELDALRAASLDAVGVLAAARPDRLLVLGPAEQAGRGPHPQGSTGSFRGFGVDLEVSLGAADTPFEPSERELPPSLSVGAWLLSRTDWADAPVEGLGVGEPLTRDRGLPVGREIAASAPRVALLVMGDGSACRSVTAPGYFDERAEAFDAEVARALGAADIAALTALDEELAADLKASGRACWQVLAGAAQGAGLRGELLRDEAPYGVGYFVATWS is encoded by the coding sequence ATGCTCGTAGCCGCCGCCATCTGCCCCTGTCCGCCGCTGCTCGTCCCGGAGGTCGCCGCCGGTGCCGCGCCCGAGCTGGACGCGTTGCGCGCCGCCTCGCTGGACGCGGTCGGCGTGCTCGCCGCGGCCCGCCCGGACCGGCTGCTCGTCCTCGGCCCGGCCGAACAGGCGGGCCGGGGCCCGCACCCGCAGGGCTCCACCGGCTCCTTCCGGGGCTTCGGGGTGGATCTTGAGGTGTCCCTGGGCGCCGCGGACACCCCGTTCGAGCCGTCCGAGCGGGAGCTGCCGCCCTCGCTGTCCGTCGGCGCCTGGCTGCTGTCCCGTACGGACTGGGCCGACGCCCCCGTCGAAGGCCTGGGCGTCGGGGAGCCGCTGACCCGGGACCGGGGCCTGCCGGTGGGCCGGGAGATCGCCGCCTCCGCGCCCCGTGTGGCGCTCCTGGTGATGGGCGACGGCAGCGCCTGCCGCTCGGTGACGGCGCCGGGGTACTTCGACGAGCGGGCCGAGGCGTTCGACGCCGAGGTGGCCCGCGCTCTGGGAGCCGCCGATATCGCCGCGCTGACCGCACTCGACGAGGAACTGGCCGCCGACCTCAAGGCGTCCGGGCGCGCCTGCTGGCAGGTCCTGGCCGGCGCGGCCCAGGGCGCGGGCCTGCGCGGTGAACTGCTCCGCGACGAGGCACCGTACGGGGTCGGATACTTCGTGGCGACCTGGTCCTAG
- the miaB gene encoding tRNA (N6-isopentenyl adenosine(37)-C2)-methylthiotransferase MiaB produces MTSSDRSQAVGVQEQKTYEVRTYGCQMNVHDSERLSGLLEDAGYVPVPKDADGADVVVFNTCAVRENADNRLYGNLGQLAPKKAARPGMQIAVGGCLAQKDRDTIVKKAPWVDVVFGTHNIGKLPVLLERARVQREAQVEIAESLEQFPSTLPTRRESAYAAWVSISVGCNNTCTFCIVPALRGKEKDRRPGDILAEVEALVAEGVTEITLLGQNVNAYGSDIGDREAFSKLLRACGTVEGLERVRFTSPHPRDFTDDVIAAMAETPNVMHQLHMPLQSGSDRVLKAMRRSYRQERYLGIIEKVRAAMPDAAISTDIIVGFPGETDEDFEQTLHVVRESRFAQAFTFQYSKRPGTPAAEMDGQIPKAVVQERYERLVALQEEISWAENKKQVGRTLEVMVAEGEGRKDGATHRLSGRAPDNRLVHFAPPAEPVRPGDMVTVEVTYAAPHHLLAEGPDRGVRRTRAGDAWEKRNAAPAEKPGGVLLGLPTIGAPSPSPAPTAGCGCD; encoded by the coding sequence ATGACCAGCAGTGACCGGAGCCAGGCAGTGGGCGTTCAGGAACAGAAGACATACGAGGTGCGCACCTACGGGTGCCAGATGAACGTCCACGACTCCGAGCGGCTGTCGGGACTGCTGGAGGACGCCGGCTACGTCCCCGTGCCCAAGGACGCCGACGGCGCCGACGTCGTCGTCTTCAACACCTGCGCGGTCCGGGAGAACGCCGACAACCGGCTCTACGGCAACCTCGGGCAGCTCGCCCCGAAGAAGGCCGCGCGGCCGGGCATGCAGATCGCCGTCGGCGGCTGCCTCGCCCAGAAGGACCGCGACACCATCGTCAAGAAGGCCCCCTGGGTCGACGTGGTCTTCGGGACGCACAACATCGGCAAGCTGCCGGTGCTGCTGGAGCGGGCCCGGGTCCAGCGGGAGGCACAGGTCGAGATCGCCGAGTCGCTGGAGCAGTTCCCCTCGACGCTGCCCACCCGGCGCGAGAGCGCCTACGCCGCCTGGGTCTCCATCTCGGTCGGCTGCAACAACACCTGTACGTTCTGTATCGTCCCGGCGCTGCGCGGCAAGGAGAAGGACCGCCGGCCCGGCGACATCCTCGCCGAGGTGGAGGCCCTCGTCGCCGAGGGCGTCACCGAGATCACCCTGCTCGGCCAGAACGTGAACGCGTACGGCTCGGACATCGGCGACCGCGAGGCGTTCAGCAAGCTGCTGCGGGCCTGCGGCACGGTCGAGGGCCTGGAGCGGGTCCGGTTCACCTCCCCGCACCCCCGCGACTTCACCGACGACGTCATCGCCGCCATGGCCGAGACGCCGAATGTGATGCACCAGCTGCACATGCCGCTGCAGTCCGGTTCGGACCGGGTGCTGAAGGCCATGCGCCGCTCCTACCGCCAGGAGCGCTACCTCGGGATCATCGAGAAGGTGCGCGCCGCGATGCCGGACGCCGCGATCTCCACCGACATCATCGTCGGCTTCCCCGGCGAGACGGACGAGGACTTCGAGCAGACGCTGCACGTCGTACGGGAATCCCGCTTCGCGCAGGCGTTCACGTTCCAGTACTCCAAGCGGCCCGGCACCCCCGCGGCCGAGATGGACGGGCAGATCCCCAAGGCCGTCGTCCAGGAGCGCTATGAGCGGCTGGTCGCCCTCCAGGAGGAGATCTCCTGGGCGGAGAACAAGAAGCAGGTCGGCCGCACCCTGGAGGTCATGGTCGCCGAGGGCGAGGGCCGCAAGGACGGCGCCACGCACCGGCTGTCCGGCCGGGCCCCCGACAACCGCCTCGTCCACTTCGCACCCCCCGCCGAGCCGGTGCGCCCCGGAGACATGGTCACCGTCGAGGTCACCTACGCCGCCCCGCACCATCTTCTCGCCGAGGGGCCGGACCGTGGCGTCCGCCGTACGCGCGCGGGCGACGCCTGGGAGAAGCGCAACGCCGCCCCGGCCGAAAAGCCGGGGGGCGTGCTGCTGGGCCTGCCCACCATCGGGGCACCGTCCCCGAGCCCGGCTCCCACGGCGGGCTGCGGCTGCGACTGA